A genomic window from Leptolyngbya sp. BL0902 includes:
- a CDS encoding aromatic ring-hydroxylating oxygenase subunit alpha: MLVTQYPVFQRFWYPVLPMADLADGPQSFTLLGQPLVLWLTEDGTPAALKDRCCHRSAKLSMGIVQNGGVRCPYHGWAYDREGTCTHVPQLDPGAAIPKTYRVESFQCQERYGYVWVCLSPDPLRPLPEIPEAADPNNRLIPQFYEPWHCSGLRVMENSFDNAHFSIVHAASFGVTEQPKPAKSEIVPLELGLKVYATVPVVNPPIQQQILNIPDSLTVREVESTWYVPFSRTLKITYPNGLMHLIFTAATPVSDSTSQIVQFCVRNDTEADASAASIIAFDRQVVDEDKLVLESTDYNTPVDVTVEQHMPSDQPGIVMRRQLAALIKAHETDLLPA; the protein is encoded by the coding sequence ATGCTGGTCACACAATACCCGGTGTTTCAACGCTTCTGGTATCCCGTTCTGCCCATGGCGGATTTAGCCGATGGCCCCCAGTCGTTTACGCTGCTGGGCCAGCCCTTGGTGCTGTGGCTCACAGAGGACGGAACGCCCGCCGCCCTGAAGGATCGCTGCTGTCACCGTTCCGCCAAGTTGTCGATGGGAATCGTCCAAAACGGCGGCGTGCGCTGTCCCTACCATGGCTGGGCCTACGACCGCGAGGGCACCTGCACCCACGTCCCCCAGCTAGACCCCGGTGCCGCCATTCCTAAAACTTACCGGGTTGAGTCCTTCCAGTGCCAAGAGCGCTACGGCTATGTGTGGGTGTGCTTGTCTCCCGATCCCTTGCGGCCCCTGCCGGAAATCCCCGAAGCGGCGGATCCAAATAACCGCCTAATCCCTCAGTTCTACGAACCCTGGCACTGTAGCGGCCTGCGGGTGATGGAAAACTCCTTTGACAATGCCCATTTCAGCATCGTCCATGCCGCCTCCTTTGGGGTCACAGAGCAGCCCAAACCCGCCAAATCCGAAATTGTGCCCCTGGAACTGGGCCTCAAGGTCTACGCCACCGTGCCCGTGGTAAACCCGCCCATCCAGCAGCAAATCCTCAATATCCCCGACAGCCTAACCGTGCGGGAGGTGGAATCCACCTGGTATGTGCCCTTCAGCCGCACGTTGAAGATTACCTACCCCAACGGGTTGATGCACCTGATTTTTACCGCCGCCACCCCAGTTAGCGATAGCACCTCCCAAATTGTGCAGTTCTGCGTTCGCAACGACACCGAAGCCGACGCCAGCGCCGCATCCATCATCGCCTTTGACCGCCAGGTGGTAGACGAGGACAAGCTCGTACTGGAATCCACCGACTACAACACCCCCGTGGATGTCACGGTGGAACAGCACATGCCCTCGGATCAGCCGGGAATTGTCATGCGGCGACAGTTGGCCGCACTGATCAAAGCCCACGAGACTGACCTCCTCCCTGCCTGA
- a CDS encoding HD domain-containing protein yields MSKPSRTYHDPLHGAITLHASDPEEALLIRLIDTPAFQRLRRIRQMGPAYLTFHGAESSRFTHSLGVMALARRAFDGLLERYPSLRPHRATVLCAALLHDIGHGPFSHTAEEIFGLHHEVWTQRIIQDIPALRDPLHQYSPDLIPALMQVYDHTHPVPLVWQLVSSQLDCDRLDYLLRDSYSTGASYGRLDLDRILMALELEPESQRLVVAHKGLSAIEHYLVVRHFMYAQVYNHPKNIAATWLLKCAFNRARVLYQAGTLEADDTVAAWLQSAQTPLALDTYLAADDAVLNYHLQRWQRGQDALLADLCRRYVDRDLLKTLEITRLSEDQQQSLLAQVQTHLNEQGLAGETYATLEHTWSRGYTTYQEGIHMHIDNAFVDIKHLSPLVKVLSQPAERIWLLYPRHIQPWVQAHYTAFNPG; encoded by the coding sequence ATGTCCAAGCCCTCTCGCACCTACCACGATCCGCTGCACGGGGCCATTACCCTCCACGCCAGCGACCCCGAAGAAGCACTGCTGATTCGGCTGATTGACACTCCAGCCTTTCAGCGGCTGCGGCGGATTCGACAAATGGGGCCAGCCTACCTCACCTTCCACGGGGCGGAAAGTTCGCGCTTTACCCATTCCTTGGGGGTGATGGCCCTGGCGCGGCGAGCCTTTGATGGGCTGTTGGAACGCTACCCCAGCCTGCGCCCCCATCGGGCCACCGTCCTCTGCGCCGCCCTACTGCACGACATTGGCCATGGCCCCTTTAGCCACACGGCGGAAGAAATCTTCGGCCTGCACCACGAGGTTTGGACGCAGCGCATTATCCAAGACATTCCCGCCCTGCGCGACCCGCTGCACCAGTATTCCCCCGACCTGATCCCTGCCCTGATGCAAGTGTATGACCACACCCACCCGGTGCCGCTGGTGTGGCAGTTAGTCTCTAGCCAGTTGGATTGTGATCGGCTGGATTATCTCCTGCGCGACAGCTACTCTACCGGGGCCAGCTATGGACGGCTCGACCTAGATCGAATTTTGATGGCGCTGGAACTGGAGCCGGAGAGCCAGCGCCTGGTGGTGGCCCACAAGGGGCTGTCCGCCATCGAGCATTACCTGGTGGTGCGCCATTTCATGTATGCCCAGGTGTACAACCATCCCAAAAATATCGCCGCCACATGGCTGCTGAAATGCGCCTTCAATCGCGCCCGTGTCCTTTACCAAGCCGGAACCCTGGAGGCCGACGACACGGTGGCGGCTTGGCTGCAATCGGCCCAGACACCCCTCGCCCTAGACACCTACCTCGCCGCCGATGATGCCGTTTTGAACTACCACCTCCAGCGCTGGCAGCGCGGACAGGATGCGCTCCTGGCGGATCTTTGCCGTCGCTACGTGGATCGAGATTTGCTGAAGACCTTGGAAATCACGCGCCTGTCGGAGGATCAGCAACAGTCCCTCCTGGCCCAGGTGCAAACCCATTTGAACGAACAAGGCTTGGCGGGGGAAACCTACGCCACCCTAGAGCACACCTGGAGCCGAGGCTACACCACCTACCAAGAGGGCATTCACATGCACATCGACAACGCCTTTGTGGATATCAAACACCTTTCGCCCCTGGTGAAGGTTCTCAGCCAGCCAGCCGAGCGCATTTGGCTGCTCTATCCCCGCCATATCCAGCCCTGGGTGCAAGCCCACTACACGGCGTTCAACCCCGGCTGA
- a CDS encoding ABC transporter permease, with protein MAPSTTPLRSTQPAVSPWEKLVSWATSDATLYVVKRVLQALLTLLLASALSFFIIQLAPGNFLDQYRQSPQFSEETLALLEAQFGLDQPLWRQYFNWLYQVVVFGNFGLSFAYQRPVVDILWERVPNTLLLSFASLIVTWAIAIPLGIVGAVKQNQGLDRGLRVLSYIGQGMPSIITGLLLLFFAQLTAPLFPVGGRTSIIHDDLNWFGQMLDVGWHLILPTVALSITGFAGLQRIMRGQMLDVMRQNYIQTARAKGLPEDRVIYVHALRNAVNPLITLLGFEFASLLGGAFITENYFNWPGLGKLILEAVTAQDLYLVMASLMMGAVMLIIGNLLADLVLSVVDPRIRLSEIN; from the coding sequence ATGGCCCCCTCCACCACTCCCCTCCGCTCCACCCAGCCCGCCGTGTCCCCCTGGGAAAAGTTGGTTTCCTGGGCCACCAGCGATGCCACCCTCTACGTGGTCAAACGGGTTCTACAGGCGTTGCTCACCCTCCTCCTGGCCTCGGCCCTCAGCTTTTTCATCATTCAACTGGCACCGGGCAACTTTTTAGATCAGTATCGCCAAAGCCCCCAGTTCTCCGAGGAAACCCTGGCGCTGCTAGAGGCCCAATTTGGTCTAGATCAACCCCTGTGGCGGCAATACTTTAACTGGCTGTATCAGGTGGTGGTCTTCGGCAACTTTGGCCTCAGCTTTGCCTATCAGCGCCCGGTGGTGGATATTCTCTGGGAGCGGGTGCCCAACACCCTGCTGCTCTCCTTTGCGTCGCTGATTGTCACCTGGGCCATCGCCATTCCCCTCGGCATTGTGGGAGCGGTGAAGCAAAACCAGGGGCTAGACCGGGGGCTGCGGGTGCTGAGCTACATCGGCCAGGGGATGCCCAGCATTATTACGGGGCTGCTGCTGCTGTTCTTCGCCCAGCTCACCGCGCCGCTGTTTCCGGTTGGGGGCCGCACCAGCATCATCCACGATGACCTCAACTGGTTTGGCCAAATGTTGGATGTGGGCTGGCACCTGATTCTGCCCACCGTCGCCCTCAGCATCACCGGATTTGCGGGCCTGCAACGGATTATGCGGGGCCAAATGCTGGATGTGATGCGCCAAAACTACATCCAAACCGCCCGCGCCAAGGGATTGCCGGAGGATCGCGTCATCTACGTCCACGCCCTGCGGAATGCCGTCAACCCCCTGATTACCCTGCTGGGCTTCGAGTTCGCCAGCCTTCTCGGCGGTGCCTTCATCACCGAAAACTACTTCAACTGGCCCGGTCTGGGTAAGCTCATCCTGGAGGCCGTTACCGCCCAGGATCTTTACCTGGTGATGGCCAGCCTAATGATGGGGGCCGTCATGCTCATCATCGGCAACCTGCTGGCGGATTTGGTGCTGAGTGTGGTCGATCCCCGCATTCGTCTGTCGGAAATCAACTAA
- the mutS gene encoding DNA mismatch repair protein MutS, translated as MSGSPADFPIESSAIESSPPESSPAEMSASDLPPAQIDLPERLAKHTVRYADHRSVNWDDLSPMMRHYVEMKEQYPHALVLYRVGDFFETFFQDAITIARELELVLTSKDAGKAIGRVPLAGMPHHALDRYCSLLVDKGYAIAICDQVEDPALAQGLVKREVTRVITPGTVIEEGMLSASQNNFLASVVVAGHHWGLAFADVSTGEFLTTQGEDTEALSQELLRLQPAEVLFPVDAPNLGAMLRPGDKSDQLPEYFPRQFCYTLRPQGPFSQSEARQRLMQRFRLRSLEGLGCDHLPLAVRAAGGLLNYLEDTQKTVQAPLQPLSTYTLSAYLVIDHQTRRNLEITQTQRDGTYNGSLLWALDRTVTAMGGRTLRRWLLQPLLEVKGIQARQDTIAELLRDGNLRQMLQHKLKQIYDLERLAGRAGSGTANARDLVALAESFQRLPELAALAERAQSPYLKALQYVPPELEQLGQTLRAHLVENPPLYLTEGHLIRDGVNAQLDHLRQQAVDDQKWIAELEPAERQRTGISTLKVGFNKAFGYYISISRARADQAPDDYIRKQTLTNEERYITPELKEREARVFNIEAEINALEYEIFNQLREKVGAQAELIRKVAAAVAAADVLCGLAEVAVFQGYCRPEIEDSRAIAVHEGRHPVVEQLLPAGFFVPNATYLGTTPADRESAHEQDLIILTGPNASGKSCYLRQVGLIQLMAQVGSFVPAKSARLGVCDRIFTRVGAVDDLASGQSTFMVEMNETANILNHATPKSLVLLDEIGRGTATFDGLSIAWAVAEYLALDLQARTIFATHYHELNELSALVVNVANYQVTVKEMPDQIIFLHQVQPGGADKSYGIEAGRLAGLPPSVIQRARDVMQEIERHSTIAVGLRGETPRTPKPRRRTRESAPAYDPSEQLDLFGKS; from the coding sequence ATGTCTGGTTCTCCTGCTGATTTCCCCATCGAGTCATCCGCCATCGAGTCGTCCCCGCCCGAATCTTCACCCGCTGAGATGTCTGCCTCGGATCTGCCCCCCGCGCAGATTGACCTGCCGGAGCGGTTGGCCAAACATACGGTGCGCTACGCCGACCATCGCTCGGTGAACTGGGACGACCTCTCGCCGATGATGCGGCACTACGTGGAGATGAAGGAGCAGTATCCCCATGCGCTGGTGCTGTACCGGGTGGGGGATTTTTTTGAGACCTTTTTTCAGGATGCCATTACCATTGCCCGCGAGCTGGAGTTGGTGCTGACCAGCAAAGATGCCGGGAAGGCGATTGGGCGGGTGCCCCTGGCAGGGATGCCCCACCACGCGCTGGATCGGTATTGCAGCTTGCTGGTGGACAAGGGCTATGCCATCGCCATCTGCGACCAGGTGGAAGACCCTGCCCTGGCCCAGGGTTTGGTGAAGCGGGAAGTGACCCGCGTGATTACCCCCGGCACGGTGATCGAAGAGGGGATGCTGAGCGCCAGCCAGAATAACTTTTTGGCCTCGGTGGTGGTGGCGGGGCACCATTGGGGGCTGGCCTTTGCCGATGTCTCGACCGGGGAATTTTTGACGACCCAGGGCGAAGACACGGAAGCCCTCTCCCAGGAATTGCTGCGGCTGCAACCCGCCGAGGTGCTGTTTCCGGTGGATGCGCCCAACCTGGGGGCGATGCTGCGACCGGGGGACAAGTCGGATCAGTTGCCGGAGTATTTCCCTCGCCAGTTTTGCTACACCCTGCGGCCCCAAGGCCCCTTTAGCCAAAGCGAGGCAAGGCAGCGATTGATGCAGCGGTTTCGACTGCGGTCGCTGGAGGGCTTGGGCTGCGACCATTTGCCCCTGGCGGTACGGGCGGCGGGGGGCTTGCTGAACTATTTAGAGGACACCCAAAAGACGGTGCAGGCTCCGTTGCAACCCCTCAGCACCTACACCCTGTCGGCCTACCTGGTGATCGACCACCAAACCCGCCGCAATTTGGAAATTACCCAAACCCAGCGGGACGGCACCTACAACGGCTCGCTGCTGTGGGCGCTCGATCGCACGGTGACGGCCATGGGCGGACGCACTTTGCGGCGCTGGCTGCTGCAACCGTTGCTGGAGGTGAAGGGCATTCAAGCCCGACAGGACACGATTGCGGAACTGTTGCGGGACGGCAATCTGCGCCAGATGTTGCAACACAAACTGAAGCAAATCTACGATCTAGAGCGCTTGGCGGGTCGGGCCGGATCGGGGACGGCCAATGCGCGGGATTTGGTCGCCTTGGCAGAGTCTTTTCAGCGGTTGCCAGAACTGGCGGCCTTGGCAGAACGGGCGCAATCCCCCTACCTCAAAGCCTTGCAGTACGTACCGCCGGAACTGGAGCAGTTGGGTCAGACTTTACGGGCGCATCTGGTGGAAAATCCGCCCCTGTACCTGACCGAGGGCCACCTGATCCGCGATGGGGTGAACGCCCAGCTCGACCATCTGCGCCAGCAAGCGGTGGATGACCAAAAGTGGATCGCCGAACTGGAACCCGCCGAACGCCAGCGCACCGGAATTTCCACTCTCAAGGTGGGCTTCAACAAAGCCTTTGGCTACTACATCAGCATTTCCCGCGCCCGCGCCGACCAAGCCCCCGATGACTACATCCGCAAGCAAACTCTTACCAACGAAGAACGCTACATCACCCCGGAACTGAAGGAACGGGAGGCGCGAGTCTTCAACATTGAGGCGGAAATCAACGCCCTGGAGTACGAAATTTTCAACCAACTGCGCGAAAAAGTCGGTGCCCAGGCAGAACTGATCCGCAAAGTTGCCGCTGCCGTCGCCGCCGCCGATGTGCTGTGTGGCTTGGCAGAAGTAGCCGTTTTCCAAGGCTATTGCCGTCCCGAAATCGAGGACTCCCGCGCCATTGCCGTCCATGAAGGTCGCCATCCTGTCGTCGAACAACTGTTGCCAGCGGGATTTTTTGTCCCCAACGCCACCTATTTAGGCACCACTCCAGCGGATCGCGAGTCCGCCCATGAACAGGATTTGATTATCCTGACTGGGCCAAACGCCAGCGGCAAAAGCTGCTATCTACGCCAGGTGGGGCTGATTCAACTGATGGCCCAGGTGGGCAGTTTTGTCCCCGCCAAGTCCGCCAGGTTGGGCGTGTGCGACCGCATCTTCACCCGTGTTGGTGCCGTGGATGACCTCGCCAGCGGCCAATCGACCTTCATGGTGGAGATGAACGAAACGGCGAACATCCTTAACCACGCCACGCCAAAATCCCTGGTGCTGCTGGACGAAATCGGGCGCGGCACCGCCACCTTCGACGGCCTCTCCATCGCCTGGGCCGTGGCGGAATACCTGGCCCTCGACCTGCAAGCCCGCACCATTTTCGCCACCCACTACCACGAACTGAACGAACTCTCGGCCCTAGTGGTGAACGTGGCTAACTACCAAGTTACCGTCAAAGAAATGCCCGACCAGATTATCTTTCTGCACCAGGTGCAACCGGGCGGGGCCGACAAATCCTACGGCATCGAAGCGGGTCGCCTCGCCGGACTGCCGCCCTCGGTGATTCAACGCGCCCGCGACGTGATGCAGGAAATTGAACGCCACAGCACCATCGCCGTCGGTTTGCGAGGGGAAACACCCAGAACCCCCAAACCCCGCCGCCGCACGCGGGAAAGCGCCCCGGCCTACGATCCATCGGAGCAGTTGGACTTGTTTGGTAAGTCCTAG